Genomic DNA from Mus musculus strain C57BL/6J chromosome 11, GRCm38.p6 C57BL/6J:
CAGTGGCCATCACAACAGGGTCAGCCCAGCTCGCACAAGGGAAACTCAGACAGAAGCTCCAGGCACACTTGTTCCTGATGGTAGCCATTAGAGCTGAACTCCACACAGCTCAgaaacaggggggggggggctgcaggTGGATGaaaggggggtggggcaggagaacACAAGGAGCAGACTCAAGTCAGCCCAGGCCATAAATCACCACCTAGCACCTACCCTGTCTCCtctggggagaaggaaaggacaCGGGCTGGCTCCACTCACTCCAATGGCTCTTATAATATTCCCCCTCTGTCTTGTCCTCATAACTCTCCAAAGTCATCTGGACACGCAGCCTGGCCTCGTAGATGGAACCAGGATTCAGTTCGACGGCTTCAAGGATGAGCCAGGTCACTCCAACGATACGGTCCTTGTGCCGGGCCTGCTGCAGGGTTGTGGGCATTTGACTGAGTTCGGGGTCCTAGAGAATGGGCACACATGCACCAACAAGCCCGCTCACACACATTCATGGGTACAGGCACACACCCATCACATTTACACACCCCACCCAGTGTACATTCACTCACCTAAGCACAAAGCAAAGacatactcacatataaaatacacGTACAAATAGGTGCACCCACGTGCTATgttcatagacatacatacacacaagcataggTTTGTATGTAGCCGGCACATACATGCGTGTCTAGCTCTGACCCGCCTCTGTTCTCACCAATGACTCTAGCCAGTCCCAGGAGAGACACCCTTGGGAGCTATCACCATGTTACCTCCCAGGCCTCTTCCTGCCTCTTGAAGGCCAGCTCGTAGCTGAGGGATGTGATCAATGGCTCCAGGGCAAGATTGATACCCCAGGTCAGGACACAACGCCCAGAGCTGACATTGCTCTGCAGATCAGAGGGTGGGTCCAACTTGACTGAAACAAAGAAGGGTCACGTGAGGCTGCGGCTACCACTGTGTCCCTCTGCGTGGCCAGAACTGAGCACCAAGAACATTCCCAAGAGGGCAAGGCTCCCTTAGACAGGAGCCTCATTTGAAGACTAATACAGGAAAGCCAGGCAGTAACTTCCTTAAGCCTCCACAGCAAGGCAATCTCTAAATCTTGCCTTCCATTTCCTTCACAATCCACTACTGAAAGTTCTCTCCCCGGAGTAATTCCCACCGTGCTGGACGCGCATTTCCAGCAGTTCAGACTGTAGTCTCGACCCCAGTTGGTTATGTCTTTTCATTCCCTGCACAGAGCCTGGCACCCATCACACCCTCCCTTCCCAGGGTCCACTCTGCTTCCAGTCCTGCGTCTCACTTGGCAAGGATTCTCAGGAAGAGCCAAAAGCTCAAGGTCACGACCTCACCACCAAGTCACGAGGTCACTGCCATCAGGGCCGCCCCACTCACTGTGTCTCCTGGGCAGGTACTGTGAGTCCACCAGGCTGACCTGTTCCTGTCCCATGATGCAGCGGTGAAGTGTGATGGTGAAGTTGTCAAAAGGTAAGAACACCTCCTCTTTAGGCAGCACCAGGGTACACATACTGTCCCAGAAGGTGCATTTGTGTTTGATTTCAGTCACCTGGTTACTGGGAAGGCCATGTGTTAGTGGCACAGATGGTGCCACCACAGAGACCCTGTGCCCTCCCCCAAGTAGGCCTGGCCTTCCACCCTCACCTGGTAAAGAGGAGCCAGGCCCTGGATTCCTGGCCCAGCTCTGGAGCCGACCAGTGGCAGTCGATCCTGTAAATACTGTTGCTGAGACAGGTGAATGCTCCAGCCTTCTGCCCTGAGAATGGGGATGGTGGGAGCACACAGTAGGGCCTTAAGGCAGAGCTGAGGTAGGTGGAGAGGATTTGACCAGACAGACCCCAAAGAAAGTCCCAAGGGAAGGTTTCAGGGGCAGGGTGAGAGGCTTGGCGGTGGCTGGGTTTTGTACATGATATGCAGGCCAGTCAGACCTAAGAGCTTTGCTGGGTTGGAAACCGTGGGATGCTAGAAGGCACATGCTAACAGAGTTTGGGCCAATGCTTTTCCCTGGGGTTTTACAGGTGTTAGCCTGTCCCCGACTCCCCTAATTCTCTATACAGCCACCTCAGGTGGGGTGTGGCTCACAgccctcacctcctcctccttgctctgGGACCGAGACTCCCCGGCAGACTCCAGAGCAGACCCAGCTGTAGATCAGGAACCAGGAGACCTGTTTCACCGCCACTCTCTCCAAGGTCCAACCTGCAAAAAACAGAACTGTAGGGCCTGAGAAAGGCACGCAGTGGGAGGCGTTCCCTATGTTAGACACTGCTGTGGGAGGTGGTGTCCCCCGTGCTGGGCACTGCTGTGGGAGGTGTCCCCCGTGCTGGGCACTGCTGTGGGAGGCATCCCCTGTGCAAGGCACTGCTGTGGGAGGTGTCCCCTGTGCTAGGCACCCTGTGGGAGGCGTCCCCCATGCTAGGCACTGCTGTGGGAGGCGTCCCCTGTGGGAAGTGCTCCCTTTGCTGGGCACCCTGCAGGAGGTATGCTTCCCACACGATTCTGCCCAGCAGGTACCTTTAATGTGTCCTGTGGACAGGACTGCACACATCTCTCAGCTTCCCTGATTAGCTGAGGGGTAGAAAAGCCCCTTGGCCCAACCAACCAAAGGCTGGGACCTTCCATGCTGGTTGTCCCCTCCCACTCAGGTCTTCATGATCCCAGGCTCTGACAGCAGCATGTCCACACTCTCATGCCACCCTCCATGTTACCCTAGGCTCTGCCAAACCTGCACTTtctggcttgctttttttttttttctgttatagtTGTTGGAGGGACATTAAGGAGGTttcagacagagtctctctatgtatctCTGACTGTTGTGGAATCATGATGTAGAagaggctggactcgaactcagagatcctccagcctctgcttcttgagtgctgggatgccggggttaaaggcatgagccaccacaccagctCTGCCTAGGTTCTGACAACTGTCATGTGAAAGGCTGTTCATTCACAAGGCAGAAGTGGAGTCACAAAGAGGGCCAGGGCTCTTCTCTGGGTCACAGGGCAAGCCGGTATGCATTCTCTTCTCTGTTAACTCCTAAAAGAGGCTCACCCCAGAGTTCCGTCCTGGAAACACAGGCAGCAGATGCCTAGATAACAAAGCTGCCTGTCACCCACTGTTCTCAGCTGCCTCACAAAAGAGTGAGCCCCTGAGCCCTGAGAACCCTGGGGAGCCACAAGTGGATGGAGACCAGAAGCTAAGCCTTAGGAAGTGCCTGGTTACTTGATTCTACTGAGGCCCTGTCAGAAGAGTCATTTGCATCTGCAGATGGCTCACTGATAGCCTCTGAGCAGGAAACAGGGCCACCCTTGTTATACAAGCCTGATCACTGATAGAGAAGAAGGAAGCACATGTACAGAGGCCACAGCGCCGCCTCCGCAGACAGCACTCTGACCCACCTACCCAAAACCCCGACTGCACGACCTCAACTCGGACTTGTGTTAACTTCAGCCCACGGCCCAGGAGCCTGCCTCCTGTATCTCTAGACAGACCCGTTAAGGCTTTGTCTTCCTCTGGGATAGAACATAGAACCTGGGTCACCAAGGGCATCAAAGCTAAGCTATCTGGGCAGTGTCTGTCTCCTCTTGGGATAATTATTGGCAAAGTGGGGATGAGAATCCCAGCCCAGTCCTGGAGCATATGAGAGCAGGATCCCCAAGTGACAGAACTGGAGAGAGGACTAGCACTGTCACCATGTCCAGCTGAGAACTGACGCAGTCCTCAGGGATAACTTTGCCACCACTGGAGGGAACCAGTTCATGGCAGTATCAGGCTGACCCGTGAGAAAGGGGGACTGGGGTGACTTCCAGCCCAGTGTACCCCTTTTCTAGCCAAGGATAGAGACAAGTGCACCAGAGTTAGAAGTGGCCCGATTCAATCTGATGCAAtaaagccatcatgtgggtggaGAGCATTTCCATCCGCACTGGGTGACTCGGGGAGGGTGGGGTCACCATCTAATGATGAGAAAACAGAAACCCAGAGAACCCGGAGACTCGACCAGCACATAACTTTCTTGGCTCTTCTGCTTGGGGGAGGGGTCCCACAAACTCCCACAACATCTATGAACATCCTGAAAGCAATGTGTGAGTCCTGGGGCTTGACCTAACAAATGAGGCCAAAGTCGTGGGCAGCATAAGCCTCTTTCTCCCTGGAGGTTGACCACCATGGGTTTGGACAGACCACTGACAGGGGGCTTCCCTACCTTGAGAGACAGACTTTGGGCCAGGTGCCTAGGACAGAGGGAGACAACTGAATGAATACTTACTGGTCCTTGAAGAAGCTGGGCTGGGACCAAAAACATCTGACCACAAATCAGACACACCAGGCCATAGAACCATGTGAGAAGCTAAAGAGAGCAACACCCACCATCTTGGGATAGATGTTCCTGGCGTGTAGTGCTCCCTGGCATGTAGTCCTCCCGTGAAGCTCCCACCTCTGCCCAGCAAAGGCTTTTCACAACAGGCCTGACAACATAGCCCTCTCAGCCTCTCACAAACAAAATCAATGAtaatacaacaacaacacagtTGTGGAGGTAAGAACTATACAAGGAGTCGCAGCCAAGCCctgctgtatgtctgtctgtctgtctgtgtgtctgtatctgtgtcgaCTCATGCAGGAGGTACTGTAatactctacccctgagctacactCCAGGtcctcttttttactttttattttgagacagggtctatcttggttaattttatgtcaacttgatacaagctagagtcatttgggaagaacatTTCTCAAGAAAATACCTCCCTAAGATTTGCCTATAGCTAAGTCTGTAGTACATTTTCTTGTTTAGTGATTGAAGTGGCAGAGccagccatccctgggctggtagtcctggggtGTAAAAGAAAGCAGGCCGTGGAGCAAGCCATGAGGTACAAGCCAAGAACAGCCTGCTCCTCTatgctccccaccaccaccaccatcagctcctgccttgacttcctttgaAGATGGActttgatgtggaagtgtaaacagaataaaccctttcgtcCCTGGGctacttttggtcacagtgttttagcGTAGCAATAAGAAACCTaatgaagacagggtctcaccaagtagcccaggctggccttgaactgcctTAACCTCCCAGCTAGCTGAAATGGCAGATCTGTGCCATTGGCCTGGATCCTTcttataacttttttcttttatttttttttctaggcttacttattttcttttacatgtatgaacattttgcttgtgtgtatgtctatgtaccatgtgcatgtctaCAGATGGGAACGAGCCACTATGTTcgtgctggaaacagaaactgggtCTCTCAAGAACatcaagttctcttaaccaccaCACCGTCTCCCTGTCTCCTCTTATCGTTTCTTTTTCCCCTGCACTGGGTATTGAACCCAAGGCCCTGTGCACGCTGCGCATGCACCTACCGATCGAGTTATATCCCCAGGCCCTGTTCCCTATCTTGCCGGGGTGGGGGAACTCCCTATTCTCCTGCCCACTTGCAAAGCCCACAGAaatggaggacagaagaaggcTGCTCTGTGTGTCAACCTTATCCAGCAGTGGCTTCTCTCTAGAGGTGGAGGCAGCAGTGCAGCCGCCCTGCTCTCCAGAAGTATCAGGGGCCTGTGACATATGCAAGCTGTGTCAGGAAATGGGGCTGGAGGTGGGCACAGGATCCAGCTTCCCTTTGAATGCCAGCAGACTGTGAGGTCCTCCTCTAGAACCAGGGGGATCCCTGTGCTATGCACGGTGTGTGAGGACATTGATGAGCTGATATAGTTGGATGCTAACAGCCTAAAGGATGGGGCCAGCAGACCGACTGGGCGAGGACAAGGTAGCAGACcagaaggagcagagaaagaTGCCCTCAAAAGCACCTTCCCACACACTGCCTGCAGAAGAGGCAACTAGCGGGGTAGAAGTCTGTGGTACTGTGGCTGGAGAAGAGGCTGGATCCGGAAGTGGCGGAGGaccagggaagaaaagaaggatgaGTCTGAGAGCACAGGGaagtggttgggggtgggggtgggggggtgggggtgggggtggggagttccTCCCGGCACTGTTACTCTGCCGCTCCCTCCCCTTTTACCCATCCTAAAGCACTTGCCCATCTTCCAGCCCAGCTCCCTTGCCTGATGGGAAGACTGCATCCAGGCTCAGCCAGCTCTGTGCCCCTCAGCACCGGAACAAGCAGCCCAGCCTGCGGACAGGACTCAGGCAGATGAACTGATGCTGTACACTtgcagggtgggtgggtgggaggaaatGGTGCTCCAGTGCTCCCTTGGCCACCGTGAGGAAGTGCCTGCCTGCTGTGCCTTGTGCTCCCTGCACTAGCAGGGGCCTCCCCAGGGGCAGCCACTTGCAGGCGAAGCTGACTAAGCCTGCTGGGTAATCCAGGCTGAGCACCTGATACTGAGTCTCTTGCACAGCCCAACTCCATAATAAAAatgcccctcccacctcccaccaaaACCACCCTGCCTCTCGTGGTGGTATCCATACCTTTTTCACCAGAGTGGGTGTCGTGGGTTATAATTTACTCCTGGGAGGCCGAGCCCTGGCCAAGAGTAAGCCCAGAGCATTAGTGTCCGAGGTAGATCAAGGTGGGGGATAGAGGGGGATCCCAGCAGAAAGACCTCTGAAGCTCAGTAACCCAGAAACAGAATTCTACTTATCTACACATGCCCTCCCCCCTTCCAGCCCCACAGAGCTAACCTGGAATCCCACGTGTACACATGGCCTCCCAGATCCTCTCCTACCATGACATTTTCAAAAGATCTGGAGGTTTAGAGGGATTTTACCAACCCTGGGCCTAAGCGGTTAGGTTTTGTTCCCCCATAAAAAGCTCAACCATGGATAAAGCAAAGCTTCTTCCATAACACAGCCTGGCCAACTTGGTGCCCTTCCCTTTCCTGCCTGGGGGATGGACATACTGACCAAAAGACAACCTCAcggcccccacccccagccccaaacaTTGTAATTTCTCTTTTCATGATTATCTCTGGAAAGATACCATGTCTGGGAGATAGTCAAGACCAGTACACCAGACAAGGTCAAAGGAGGGTGATGTCACCCACATTGCCGAGGACACAGTTCTCTTGCCTCCTCAAGTTTACGTCAAGGGAGCCCTAAATACAGACTCACCTTCCGCAATGCATCTTCCCAGGGCCATGGAGAGTCTCAGGCAGCCCCAGCCAGGAGGTGACTTACTGCCAACTGTCCTTGGGTGCACTGCAAAGCCCCTTACCTGATCCAGGAGATAAGAGAGATGAGTCTCTCAGCAGGCTGACACGGCCCACCCACATCAAAAACCACAAGACATCACAGAGCTACTGTCCTCCACAGAGCTCAGAGATGCCTGTCGCCACCTGCTGCAAGCCAAAGAATGGTGAGGACGGATAAGCTCTCACTCTGTGACACTGAGCATTGCCACGCACGGATGGCAGACATTTATCTCCTGAGTGACAGAGTATGCACATCCTCCCGGGCAATGCCACTGGGTCAGCACAGGAGGCAAGGTCGGAGAGCAGAGCAGTGCTTGAGCAGGACCTAGCCTAGGGTTTTCCCCTTCGAGGTTCTTCTGAGACGAAAGCACTGGCAGTCACTGAGTGCTAAATATAAAGAGAGACTAAGTCAAGGAAAACCAGTAATGCatcatgatggtgcacacctttagtcccagcactcagaaggcaggggcaggcagatctctgtgagctcaaggccagcctcatctacatagttggttccaggacagccaaggctatgttacacagaaaaaccctgtctcaaagcagccccctccaagaagaaagaaagaaagaagagaagaaaagagaagagaagagaagagaagagaagagaagagaagagaagagaagagaaaggagggagggagagagggagggagggagggaggaaagaaggaaggaaggaaggaaggaaggaaggaaggaaggaaggaaggaaggaagggaagaaaaagaaagagaggggggagctggagagatggctcagtggttaagagcactgactcctcttccagaggttctgagttcaattcccagcaaccacatcacatggtggctcacaaccatctgtaatgggatctgatgcccccttctggtgagtctgaggctagctaCTGTGTACTCAGTGCAACCCtgtctcatatatatgtatacatctaAGTCTTCTGGTgatcttaaaaattataaatgattAACATTATTAAGACTGTAGATTCTGCTCTATTTCTCTGGAAACcggtaatttttatatttttgagacaagatctctagactacatataaattatatatatatatatatatgtatatatatatatatatatatatatatatatatactcattatatacacatacaggtGGCAgcgcacacctgtgatcccagtactctGAGAACTGAAGCAAGAGGATGACAAGTTCCAAACCATCCTTGGTcactcatctttaaaaaacaaaacaagggtctGAGGCTGTCCCTGAGGCTGGGGCTGTCGCTTGGCTGGAAGCGTGCTTACCCAGCATGCTTGAAGCCCTGCTGCAATCCCTAGTGCCACATAAAACAGATGTGGGCCATGCTtatagtcccagaactcaggaggcaggagtgagctTCAGGCCATCCGAGGCtagagatcctaactcaaaaatacagaaacaaaaaatcatcattctccagaaaaaaaaaagcagaaaaatattAGTCATTcataattctcaaaataaaaacaagactaTTAGATATAGAAAAAAAGAGCTGGCTGGACATTGGtgataaacacctttaatcccagggtttggaaggcaggagcaggcagatttctgtgaattcaggggccaacctggtctacagagtgagctccaggacagccagggtcactGAGAAACTCTATAGTCCTGCATGTGGGAGCCAGAGTCAGGAGGCTGAGAAATGCAATATTATTCTCCTCTACATAGTGTCCAGCCCGGGCtacaagaccctgtctcgaaaataagaaagaaggaaatgattGAGAGAGATAAGAGGAAAATGTGAAGCACTCCAGAGTTTTGATGTAAACGTTCTTCGAGGACTACGCTCCTTATTCTTTTTCCTCATTACTATTAGTATCACTAGCTTGTTGCTTCTTGAAACCTCAGTATGTATGAACGAAGCCGTCTGAGCTCTCAATCCGTTGAGACCCATTTCTTTTACTTCCTTTTCTACTGCTCATCGCCTAACACACACTGGGATTTTTATGTAAGACAGGTAGCACATGCACAGATATCACCCAGGGGCTCCCAAGGCTCAGAGCCAATAGAACAACTGATCCACTCTCAAGGGGGGTCTGTAGTCAGAATTTGGGCTTTTTGAAACACAGAAGCAGTAtagtaatgttttcattttaaccccAGGCGTGGGGCTGCTTCAggctgtccacagcagctgagcaTGATTCGACCATGCTTTGGCAGGGCTGTGGTTTCACCAGCTGCAGATGttttctgtgagtgtgtgacaTTTAGAATTCTAGGGACTTTTCAGAAGGTCTATAAATGCTAGGACCCTGATACAGGGAATTCTGGTTGGCTGGTTTGTGGTTGGATGCTGTTGGTCATGTTTTGTTGGGGTTTATCAAGTAGTTATGTGCGAAGAGACGAAAAGGAGAAATTACATATCCTGATGGccaagatcaaacttgccccaaggaccTCGaagcccctaatcagcaggaagtagtgtAATGATACCAttactctttctcctctcccctttttTCACTCCTACCTAGTGCTAgagggttgaaagggtggaagaagaaaaaaaaaaaagaacctaggaAGTAGCCAAAAGTCAAGCTACAAGGATACTAGGTTAGCTTGCCTAATACCGTCCGGGTATTTGAACAATGGCTGTATGCACAGCCTGAGAACTGGTAGGAGCTCAGTGGTCCAAGCTGGATGCCTTAGCAGTTCTGTTCTGGTGCTAACGGCCATGAGAATCCCTAGAGAACCACTTATCCTCAGTCCATGTTGTAAGCTGAAGAAGTTGAGTCCCAGCATTGTGGGAGGATGGCCGGAGTGCTGACAGGACAGAGTGGATAACCTtgccaacaaaacacaaaagcaagccgGCAAAAGGCAAAACCTTTCCCCTCCGACTGCTTTATACTAATATCTAAGCTGCCAGGAGAAGACTTGATCCACACTCAGGGTGAGTCTTTCCGTttcaattaatgtaatcaagaaAATTCCATATACCAGAATGGCCAAGTAGTTAAAGAATCAGATTTAAGAAAGTCCATCACAGGGATGCCTAGAGGTTGACCCATCTAAATAACCCCTCACAGATGCACCAGGCGCTTGTCCCATGGGCGATTCCCTGTCTTGTTGACAGTCAATATTAATCAATACAAGTCCACCCCTTGTAAACTTGACACCCAGACACACATCCTTATGCCATGCTTAATTTCCAAGTGAAGACACATTCATAATTTTGCCTACAATAACTAACTGAGCCCAACCACAAGCACACTACCCTACCCTCAAAATAGGCCAGAGTTCCTTTAATGCTTAGTCTTTTGGTGTCCCCAAGGGCAAATATAATTATGTTTACAAGGCTTAATAACTGATACTCTGGTTCAcagatgtgtatgcatgtgggaaTATGGAGCTATAgaaatatagatataggtatgAGGTAGAATGGTAGGACATGAAAATCGTGATGGCCTAGAAAGGAAAACATGGGAAAGGAAAGATCTGGCTTGCTTTTTCTGCTGATAAAGGCAGAAAACTAATAGACATAGCTGATAAAGCCAAAATTGCCTGAAACAGTTCATTTGAGAGAAGATATCTCAAACAAAAATGTCAAAGACAAATAAATTGTGCTTACTTATGGCCACATTAATCTATACTGtagattttctgtttatttttgttttgagaaagggtctcactatgtaacctgtTCCTCTTACTTTCTTCTTTATCTCTGCTGTGCAACTCTCCTGGGctttaaaccctttctcctgcctcagtctctccaagtgctaggattttcTCCAAGTGCGTACAACAAGCTTGGCATAGGGGATAAGAGTTTTAAGTAGGATAACCAtgattgagggagggagggagggagggagggagggagagagggagggagggagagggaggagagggagagagagagagagggagggagggagagagagagagagagagagagagagagagagacacggttgttgttcttccagagggccaaatttgattcccagcactcacacgaTGTTTCTCAGTGCCCAGAAGAAATACACGCCGAAAATGACCCATACACATAGGATTTTAAAAATGAGGCAAGTGATTAAAGTAGCTATCCAGGGAATGTGACGggagcaaagaaaaaagaaaaagcccacaGTGCTGCCTACACAGCGTCCTCATAAGAACAGTTGTTACAGGGACTGGTGGTGTAAAAGAACACGAGGACTAGAGATCAGCGCATGGCAAGGCTGCCCTTGACAGCTCCGAGGACCACAGGTCCCGCctagatttgttttgtttagacaaCTTCCCTCTGTAGTCCCTGCTCTCCCATACAGACCTAGCTCTCGATtcagatccaactgcctctgcctcctgtgtgctgagattaaaggtgtgtgccaccaagccaaaGCTTCACTTCACTTTttattctatttgtgtgtgtgtgtgtgttggagttgGAGTTGGTTTTTGTGCGGGGAGGGGGTTggtgggttttttggttggttggttggttggatttttgagacagggtttctctgtatagccctggctgttctggaactcactctggccaggctggcctcgaactcagagatccgcctgcctctgcctaccaagcgctgggattaaaggcgtgcaccatcatgcccggctTCCACCTTACTTTAAAGTGGACCTTTTAGGCAATTTTTTGGAATGGAGCCCATGGCATAATCTCAAGTGACTGCGAAGCGACCTGGCTGGGGCAACAGCACGCGAGTGGCAACGGCAGGCCCCAGGCAGCAGGAGGCGCCCGCCTCCCAGCGTCACCTTGTTGGGTGATGCCGTGCACGGGGACAGGTGTCTTGCGCGAAACGATAGCAACGCTGGCCTTCCTTGACAACCAGCCCAGACCGAAGAGAAGCTCAGCAGCGGGGAACAGAATAGCTCGTAGCTCCCGCGCCGCTCGCACCACCAACGTGACCTGCTCTATCCAGCCAATAACCTGCTGTCTGCACGCTCCCAGCCTCCCGAAGACTCGCACATTTCATTGGCTACTGAAGCCACGCAGTATACCATTGGCTAAGCTATCTCGTCGGGGCGGGACACAATCACTGCGCACGCGCCTTTTGCTTATCAACCTGGAAGGCAGGGCAGGCTGGAGGAGCGCCGGAAAGCAACACTAGTCTAGTAGTAGGCAGTCCTGGAGGACCCGGAGGCTGAGGATCGGCCGGAGGTGCCGGAGGACGACGAGGATGATGAGGAGACATTGCCCCATTCCGAGGCTGTGGACGTGTTCCAAGAAGGTCTCGCCATGGTGGTGCAAGACCCGCTGCTCTGCGACCTTCCGATCCAGGTGCGAGACAGGGCTCTGGGGTGTGGATGGGCGCTGGTGGTCCCACCAGAGAAAGACGCTTCTGCGCATAAGTGGAACGCTTAGGGTGAGGAGCCCCTCTGAGCCGTGAAGTTtgaattaaacaaacactaagaTATGAACTCAGGATGAGTGTGACAAGTCTTTTCCTTTTGCCTGAAACTTCAGTATGCGTGACTTAGTAGTTAATGTATTCTTTAACCTTGCCAATCAAAGGTGTTTTTATTTAACGTCTGTGTGCGCACAGAACTGGGAGCCAAACTGAGAACCTTTCGAATGCTAaataagtgctctaccactgagttacacaaGTTTATTTGTACTTCCCTCTGTGTTTTATTAAAACATCTCTTGTCTGGCcagacctttaatctcagcacccggGATGCCGAGGCaagggaatctctgtgagtttgaggccagcctgatacattgagagctccaggccagccaagggtcTGGAGTAGTGGgtctctgcctcaaaacaaacaaaagacattttGTTATCAAAGGTTTTAGGTAGCCGGTCAGTTGCACCCTGGACCTGAGGTACAGGCCTGGAGCCTCTTGATACAATACTCTCAGGATCGCCAGGCCCAGTGTTAATTGAAAATCCTAACACACaataggtgtcttagtcagagttttactgctgtgaacagacagtgtgaccaaggcaactccttttttttttttttcctttaaagtttaTTCAATACAACCTAATCTCCAACTTCACTGAGGTGGCTGACCACGTggactcttataaggacatttaattggggctggcttacatgttcagaggttcagtccattatcatcaaggcaagagcatggcagcatctaggcaggcatggtgcagggggagctgagagttctacatcttcatctgaaagctgc
This window encodes:
- the Il9r gene encoding interleukin-9 receptor isoform X3 gives rise to the protein MCILCHSGDKCLPSVRGNAQCHRVRGFAVHPRTVGSKSPPGWGCLRLSMALGRCIAEGWTLERVAVKQVSWFLIYSWVCSGVCRGVSVPEQGGGGQKAGAFTCLSNSIYRIDCHWSAPELGQESRAWLLFTSNQVTEIKHKCTFWDSMCTLVLPKEEVFLPFDNFTITLHRCIMGQEQVSLVDSQYLPRRHIKLDPPSDLQSNVSSGRCVLTWGINLALEPLITSLSYELAFKRQEEAWEQARHKDRIVGVTWLILEAVELNPGSIYEARLRVQMTLESYEDKTEGEYYKSHWSEWSQPVSFPSPQRRQGLLVPRWQWSASILVVVPIFLLLTGFVHLLFKLSPRLKRIFYQNIPSPEAFFHPLYSVYHGDFQSWTGARRAGPQARQNGVSTSSAGSESSIWEAVATLTYSPACPVQFACLKWEATAPGFPGLPGSEHVLPAGCLELEGQPSAYLPQEDWAPLGSARPPPPDSDSGSSDYCMLDCCEECHLSAFPGHTESPELTLAQPVALPVSSRA
- the Il9r gene encoding interleukin-9 receptor isoform X5; amino-acid sequence: MWVGRVSLLRDSSLLSPGSGWTLERVAVKQVSWFLIYSWVCSGVCRGVSVPEQGGGGQKAGAFTCLSNSIYRIDCHWSAPELGQESRAWLLFTSNQVTEIKHKCTFWDSMCTLVLPKEEVFLPFDNFTITLHRCIMGQEQVSLVDSQYLPRRHIKLDPPSDLQSNVSSGRCVLTWGINLALEPLITSLSYELAFKRQEEAWEQARHKDRIVGVTWLILEAVELNPGSIYEARLRVQMTLESYEDKTEGEYYKSHWSEWSQPVSFPSPQRRQGLLVPRWQWSASILVVVPIFLLLTGFVHLLFKLSPRLKRIFYQNIPSPEAFFHPLYSVYHGDFQSWTGARRAGPQARQNGVSTSSAGSESSIWEAVATLTYSPACPVQFACLKWEATAPGFPGLPGSEHVLPAGCLELEGQPSAYLPQEDWAPLGSARPPPPDSDSGSSDYCMLDCCEECHLSAFPGHTESPELTLAQPVALPVSSRA
- the Il9r gene encoding interleukin-9 receptor isoform X4, which translates into the protein MCILCHSGDKCLPSVRGNAQCHRVRGFAVHPRTVGSKSPPGWGCLRLSMALGRCIAEGWTLERVAVKQVSWFLIYSWVCSGVCRGVSVPEQGGGGQKAGAFTCLSNSIYRIDCHWSAPELGQESRAWLLFTSNQVTEIKHKCTFWDSMCTLVLPKEEVFLPFDNFTITLHRCIMGQEQVSLVDSQYLPRRHIKLDPPSDLQSNVSSGRCVLTWGINLALEPLITSLSYELAFKRQEEAWEARHKDRIVGVTWLILEAVELNPGSIYEARLRVQMTLESYEDKTEGEYYKSHWSEWSQPVSFPSPQRRQGLLVPRWQWSASILVVVPIFLLLTGFVHLLFKLSPRLKRIFYQNIPSPEAFFHPLYSVYHGDFQSWTGARRAGPQARQNGVSTSSAGSESSIWEAVATLTYSPACPVQFACLKWEATAPGFPGLPGSEHVLPAGCLELEGQPSAYLPQEDWAPLGSARPPPPDSDSGSSDYCMLDCCEECHLSAFPGHTESPELTLAQPVALPVSSRA
- the Il9r gene encoding interleukin-9 receptor isoform X7 codes for the protein MHCGRLDLGESGGETGLLVPDLQLGLLWSLPGSLGPRARRRRAEGWSIHLSQQQYLQDRLPLVGSRAGPGIQGLAPLYQVTEIKHKCTFWDSMCTLVLPKEEVFLPFDNFTITLHRCIMGQEQVSLVDSQYLPRRHIKLDPPSDLQSNVSSGRCVLTWGINLALEPLITSLSYELAFKRQEEAWEQARHKDRIVGVTWLILEAVELNPGSIYEARLRVQMTLESYEDKTEGEYYKSHWSEWSQPVSFPSPQRRQGLLVPRWQWSASILVVVPIFLLLTGFVHLLFKLSPRLKRIFYQNIPSPEAFFHPLYSVYHGDFQSWTGARRAGPQARQNGVSTSSAGSESSIWEAVATLTYSPACPVQFACLKWEATAPGFPGLPGSEHVLPAGCLELEGQPSAYLPQEDWAPLGSARPPPPDSDSGSSDYCMLDCCEECHLSAFPGHTESPELTLAQPVALPVSSRA